A DNA window from Candidatus Saccharibacteria bacterium oral taxon 955 contains the following coding sequences:
- a CDS encoding prepilin-type N-terminal cleavage/methylation domain-containing protein: MRKSKSGFTLIELLVVVVVIGILAGITLIAYNGTQARSRDARRKTDVANIIKAMELYYSDNGQYPVPTGATGSSIDSNWYVSSDNSWTMLNGLLAGAEAIDSLPSDPQNTGNPTSSGDHAYGVYVSKGGTCGAGPGQMYIIVWRYETLQKEQSSAGNCNTNPIGDSYFSGGASYYRNSRV; the protein is encoded by the coding sequence GGAAAAGCAAAAGCGGATTCACTCTTATCGAGCTATTAGTTGTTGTAGTAGTAATTGGGATTCTCGCTGGCATCACCCTAATTGCCTACAACGGCACCCAAGCTCGCTCCAGAGATGCGCGTCGCAAAACTGATGTAGCCAATATTATAAAAGCAATGGAATTATACTATAGCGACAACGGACAATATCCAGTTCCAACCGGAGCGACTGGGTCGTCAATTGATAGCAACTGGTATGTCAGTAGCGACAATAGCTGGACTATGTTAAATGGCCTATTGGCAGGAGCAGAGGCGATTGACTCACTGCCGTCTGACCCGCAAAATACCGGAAATCCGACATCAAGCGGAGACCACGCCTACGGTGTTTACGTCAGTAAAGGCGGCACCTGTGGGGCTGGCCCTGGTCAAATGTATATTATAGTCTGGCGATACGAGACTCTACAAAAAGAACAATCTTCAGCAGGTAACTGTAACACCAATCCTATTGGGGACAGTTACTTCAGCGGTGGAGCAAGCTATTATCGCAATAGTCGTGTCTAA
- the rsmA gene encoding ribosomal RNA small subunit methyltransferase A — protein MALKNKKELGQNWLRDRGMLEAIVDEADLSAGDTVLEIGPGLGTLTSELLRRAGNVVAVELDSERAVKLPAQFPGKNLTVINEDILSYDLERLPTGYKVVANVPYYITSKIIEKLMTASNRPSVIVILVQKEVAERIVARPGGMSILAISAQIFAKTHLGIEIPRQFFTPVPKVDSQVVVLEMRDKPLVLERDQKAFFRVVKAGFANKRKKLRSSMSAGLAISKSDAEKLLRQAGIDPDLRAEDLSIDDWIRLMRGAA, from the coding sequence ATGGCATTAAAGAATAAAAAAGAGCTTGGTCAGAACTGGCTTCGTGATCGCGGTATGCTAGAAGCAATCGTTGATGAGGCCGATCTGTCAGCTGGCGATACAGTGCTCGAGATCGGCCCTGGTCTCGGCACTCTGACGAGCGAATTGTTGCGTCGCGCTGGCAATGTGGTTGCAGTTGAGCTTGATAGTGAGCGGGCGGTTAAGTTGCCGGCTCAGTTTCCAGGAAAAAATCTAACAGTTATCAACGAAGATATTCTTTCGTATGATCTAGAACGGCTACCGACAGGCTATAAAGTCGTTGCAAATGTGCCCTACTATATCACCAGCAAAATTATCGAAAAATTAATGACTGCATCAAACAGGCCATCAGTAATTGTGATTTTGGTACAGAAAGAGGTCGCTGAGCGTATTGTAGCGCGTCCTGGCGGTATGAGTATTCTTGCTATAAGTGCTCAAATTTTTGCAAAAACACATCTTGGTATCGAGATCCCGCGTCAGTTTTTTACGCCAGTACCAAAAGTTGATTCCCAGGTTGTAGTGCTTGAGATGCGTGATAAACCGTTGGTTTTGGAGAGAGACCAAAAAGCTTTTTTTCGTGTCGTCAAGGCGGGTTTTGCGAATAAGCGTAAAAAACTCAGAAGTTCAATGTCAGCTGGACTGGCTATTTCAAAATCGGATGCTGAAAAACTACTTCGTCAGGCAGGAATTGACCCTGACTTGCGGGCCGAAGACCTGTCGATTGATGACTGGATACGACTTATGCGAGGAGCAGCGTGA
- a CDS encoding DUF348 domain-containing protein, which produces MDKVITPPRHHYRIFISALAVLVLLGVIFVMNRHVRAEESAPASNERIITLHDDGTDKGFITKKSTIREALKEQGIRLDENDRTEPGLDEKFVATSYQINIYRARPVLVRDGATETKIVTSYRTGKQIAAHAKIALRDADKVSLAPSKDPIADGAAEVMTIKRATELIFNFYGKTETNYTLASTVGDMLREKKINMSASDGVSPAVETPITPGMTVRLWREGVQTVTVEEPVAHTIKQIKDADRDKGYKNIQTKGENGQRTVTYEINVQNGVEVSRKEINSNVTKRPVEQVEVVGTKVSLPAGSHEDWMAAAGISPSDYGYVNFIFSKESGWRPNAASSNGYYGLGQTNLKSISGACPNWESDPICQIRLFDRYKSRYGSWRDAYDFWVSHRWW; this is translated from the coding sequence ATGGATAAAGTTATCACACCACCACGCCACCACTATCGAATCTTTATTTCAGCACTTGCAGTTCTGGTATTGCTTGGGGTTATTTTTGTGATGAACCGTCACGTACGGGCGGAAGAGTCCGCACCAGCTTCAAACGAGAGGATTATTACGCTTCACGATGACGGCACTGACAAGGGTTTTATTACTAAAAAATCGACAATTCGCGAGGCTCTAAAAGAACAAGGTATTCGGCTCGACGAAAATGATCGCACAGAGCCAGGACTTGATGAAAAATTTGTCGCAACCTCGTATCAGATAAACATTTATCGAGCGCGTCCAGTTCTGGTACGCGATGGTGCTACCGAAACAAAGATAGTTACGTCCTATAGGACAGGAAAGCAGATTGCCGCACATGCAAAAATTGCACTTCGGGATGCCGACAAGGTCAGCCTTGCGCCGTCAAAAGATCCAATTGCTGATGGCGCTGCAGAGGTCATGACAATTAAGCGTGCGACAGAGCTCATATTTAATTTTTATGGCAAAACCGAAACTAACTACACCTTAGCATCAACGGTTGGAGATATGTTGAGAGAGAAAAAGATCAATATGAGCGCTTCTGATGGCGTTTCTCCTGCGGTTGAAACACCAATTACTCCTGGCATGACGGTGCGTCTATGGCGTGAGGGTGTACAGACCGTGACAGTCGAAGAACCAGTAGCGCATACTATTAAGCAGATCAAGGACGCTGATCGCGATAAGGGCTACAAAAATATTCAAACAAAGGGCGAAAACGGACAGCGTACCGTTACATACGAAATAAATGTGCAAAATGGTGTTGAGGTTTCGCGCAAGGAGATTAACAGTAATGTCACGAAACGGCCTGTCGAGCAGGTAGAGGTGGTCGGTACAAAAGTTTCGTTACCCGCTGGTTCGCATGAGGACTGGATGGCGGCGGCTGGAATTTCACCAAGTGATTATGGATATGTGAACTTTATTTTCTCAAAGGAATCTGGTTGGCGACCAAATGCAGCAAGCTCAAACGGATATTATGGACTAGGACAAACGAACCTAAAGAGTATATCTGGCGCATGTCCTAACTGGGAGAGTGATCCAATTTGTCAGATTCGTCTCTTTGATCGATATAAATCTCGTTATGGGAGCTGGCGAGATGCCTACGATTTTTGGGTAAGTCACCGCTGGTGGTAG
- a CDS encoding UvrD-helicase domain-containing protein has translation MDILEGLNDAQKSAVLKTAGPLLILAGAGSGKTKTLTHRIAHLIVHDRVWPNEILAVTFTNKAAREMRERLWSLVGPGSTESVNVGESAIRTSEALGLNHGVTKEQGPPRYFMPWMGTFHGICVKILRQDGSRIGVQPNYVIYDEDDRQGLVKQAMKELSISSDQVKPRSVSSAISSAKNELVDPATYAETAHYPNQQAIAKIYERYEKLRNLAGALDFDDLLIETVRLLRDVPEVRERYQKQFRHVLIDEYQDTNVAQYAIVKYLVNSEKNICVVGDDWQSIYSWRGADFKNILNFERDFPGALVVKLEQNYRSTSSILEAAHNVITKNTERTDKKLWTNLGPGNPVEIQAVYDEAEEAYSVASRISAQVSIGARNYGDFAVLYRMNAQSFSLERAFMQHRIPYQLVGGVRFYDRKEIKDIIAYLRLLYQPNDRMSFSRIVNVPARGIGATSFEKFLTWQAESGMDIISSLVNADQADKLTSRAKGALVGLGELLRRLQVRIESDINPSDVIEQLIESTGYRDYILDGTPQAEDREANLGVLVSDAKSFATLPDFLEEVALMSTADQASDESKVTLMTLHSAKGLEFPVVFMVGMEDGLFPSSRALEEGPRQLEEERRLCYVGMTRAREELHLLYAQSRMQYGNRTYSSPSRFLEDMGHQVALRPSVPTAPKRNEFDEFVMDIDVGDQVRSPQFGVGEVIDVDGLAVTVEFVTGARKKLNTEYARLEKLT, from the coding sequence ATGGATATCTTGGAGGGGCTTAATGATGCGCAGAAGTCTGCCGTTTTGAAGACGGCGGGACCGCTTTTGATACTGGCGGGAGCGGGAAGTGGCAAGACAAAGACGCTTACACACCGAATAGCACATCTTATCGTACACGATCGAGTATGGCCAAACGAGATACTGGCGGTTACGTTTACGAACAAGGCGGCCCGTGAAATGCGAGAGCGTCTTTGGAGTTTGGTGGGCCCGGGTTCTACTGAGAGTGTCAATGTCGGCGAGAGTGCTATTAGGACGAGTGAAGCTTTAGGCCTTAATCATGGGGTGACCAAAGAACAGGGCCCACCTAGGTATTTCATGCCCTGGATGGGGACTTTTCATGGCATCTGTGTCAAGATTCTGCGACAAGATGGCTCTAGGATTGGGGTTCAACCAAACTATGTCATCTACGACGAGGATGATCGGCAGGGCTTAGTTAAGCAGGCTATGAAAGAACTTTCGATTAGTAGCGATCAGGTTAAACCTCGGTCAGTAAGTTCGGCGATATCGTCTGCCAAGAACGAGCTTGTCGACCCAGCGACCTATGCAGAAACTGCTCATTATCCAAACCAACAGGCAATTGCAAAGATATACGAGCGGTATGAGAAGCTACGTAACCTAGCGGGAGCGCTTGATTTTGACGACCTTCTCATCGAGACTGTGCGGCTTCTTCGTGATGTGCCTGAAGTGCGTGAGCGATATCAAAAACAGTTTAGGCACGTCCTAATCGATGAGTATCAAGATACCAACGTCGCTCAGTACGCAATCGTTAAATATTTGGTAAATAGTGAAAAAAATATCTGCGTTGTCGGTGATGATTGGCAATCGATCTATAGCTGGCGTGGTGCAGATTTCAAGAATATTCTCAATTTCGAACGAGATTTCCCTGGTGCTTTGGTTGTAAAATTGGAGCAAAATTATCGTTCAACTTCATCTATTCTCGAAGCAGCACACAATGTAATCACAAAAAATACCGAACGTACCGACAAAAAACTCTGGACTAACTTGGGCCCAGGAAACCCAGTTGAAATTCAGGCCGTATATGATGAGGCTGAAGAAGCCTATTCGGTCGCAAGTCGTATATCAGCCCAAGTGTCGATTGGGGCGCGAAATTATGGAGATTTTGCTGTTTTGTATCGTATGAATGCGCAGAGTTTTTCTCTTGAGCGAGCCTTCATGCAGCATCGTATTCCATACCAATTGGTTGGTGGCGTTAGATTTTATGACCGCAAAGAGATCAAGGATATTATCGCGTACCTTCGTCTACTTTATCAGCCAAATGACCGAATGAGCTTTAGCCGAATCGTTAATGTGCCAGCTCGTGGAATCGGTGCTACTAGTTTTGAAAAGTTTCTCACCTGGCAGGCTGAATCGGGAATGGATATTATATCTTCGCTTGTTAACGCTGACCAGGCGGATAAGTTGACGTCACGTGCTAAAGGAGCTCTTGTTGGTCTGGGCGAGTTGCTCAGGAGGCTGCAGGTGCGTATTGAGAGCGACATAAACCCAAGTGATGTTATTGAGCAGCTGATTGAATCAACCGGCTACCGTGATTACATATTAGATGGCACTCCCCAGGCAGAGGATCGCGAGGCGAATCTCGGTGTATTGGTGAGTGATGCTAAGTCATTTGCGACATTACCCGACTTTCTCGAGGAAGTCGCGCTAATGAGCACTGCAGATCAAGCGAGCGATGAATCAAAGGTAACATTGATGACACTCCACTCTGCTAAGGGACTCGAGTTTCCGGTTGTATTTATGGTCGGCATGGAGGATGGTTTATTTCCGAGCTCGCGTGCGCTCGAAGAAGGTCCGCGTCAGCTCGAAGAGGAGCGTCGACTTTGTTATGTTGGTATGACGCGAGCGCGTGAAGAACTGCATCTGTTATACGCTCAGAGTCGGATGCAGTATGGTAATCGCACTTACAGTTCGCCGTCGCGGTTTCTTGAGGACATGGGGCATCAAGTGGCTTTACGCCCTAGTGTGCCTACTGCGCCTAAACGTAACGAATTCGATGAATTTGTGATGGATATTGATGTGGGCGATCAGGTGCGCTCGCCTCAGTTTGGCGTAGGCGAAGTTATTGATGTTGATGGCTTAGCGGTAACGGTCGAGTTCGTGACAGGGGCGAGAAAGAAGCTAAACACTGAATATGCTCGTCTCGAAAAACTCACCTAG
- a CDS encoding triose-phosphate isomerase — protein MGKKLIIANWKMNLSINEASLFVHKLDGLVRNHPDVEVVLAPTMLALQPVHLQVQHHHFDLAAQNFYWRDHGAYTGEVSASQLRGIVKYALVGHSERRHVFGEPNRDIRHKVQAAFRNQIIPVLCVGETASERADGETNDVLHDQLVGGLANITSEEAERLVVSYEPVWAIGTGKSATPGDVEKAIRAIRSQVRYLFGDKAARKLRVLYGGSITVDNAKSFLTAKGVDGLLVGGASLDAHGFAEIIKKSYGDKVVAKK, from the coding sequence GTGGGCAAAAAACTTATTATCGCAAACTGGAAAATGAACCTCAGTATCAACGAGGCTAGTCTATTTGTACATAAACTTGATGGACTAGTGCGTAATCATCCTGATGTGGAGGTTGTGCTTGCGCCTACTATGCTCGCCCTGCAGCCGGTCCATCTGCAAGTTCAGCACCATCATTTTGACCTTGCGGCACAGAATTTTTATTGGCGTGATCACGGTGCGTACACCGGTGAAGTTTCGGCGTCTCAACTGAGAGGAATCGTCAAGTATGCTCTAGTTGGACACAGCGAACGTCGTCACGTGTTTGGCGAGCCAAATAGAGATATTCGCCATAAAGTTCAAGCAGCCTTTCGTAACCAGATCATTCCAGTGCTTTGTGTCGGTGAAACAGCAAGTGAGCGAGCAGACGGAGAGACCAATGACGTGCTACATGATCAGCTAGTCGGTGGGTTAGCTAATATTACTAGTGAAGAGGCGGAACGTCTGGTAGTGTCGTATGAGCCTGTTTGGGCGATTGGCACGGGTAAAAGTGCGACACCCGGTGACGTTGAAAAGGCCATCAGAGCGATCCGTAGTCAGGTTAGATATCTTTTTGGAGACAAGGCTGCACGCAAATTACGTGTTCTATATGGCGGAAGTATTACAGTCGATAACGCAAAAAGTTTCTTGACTGCCAAGGGTGTTGATGGTCTGCTCGTGGGCGGGGCAAGTCTAGATGCGCATGGTTTTGCGGAAATTATCAAAAAATCATATGGCGATAAGGTTGTTGCCAAGAAGTAA
- the pgk gene encoding phosphoglycerate kinase codes for MMGGKFLKMTMSSVPLRAKTVLVRTDYNVPLTDDGKVRDDYRIVKSLPTIRKLLSEGCKVVVISHLGRPNGVVNPRYSLEPIAMRLAELLGEPVRFVDRCVGDKMRMAIKRSPGRSVVMLENLRFHPEEESNDIGFAEQIAKDSGASLFIQDGFGVVHRAHASTDAITRFLPSVAGFLVEREFRMISEIVREPTRPLVAVLGGAKVSDKVEAMEALVDVADAIIVGGAVANTFLAIRGVSMGESRVDMKQKGVIDSIYKKVAQKVGDERVDSFVVLPVDLGVGTSTSQIATRQDVSIHDVPEGSMALDLGPETARLIESIVSRSRTVVWSGTLGYSEVPAFRTTSVALARTLKQCSDVFSLIGGGETADFAVNWDDRCGDSFGYVSTGGDASLALISGKKLPGIEALLDA; via the coding sequence ATGATGGGTGGAAAATTTCTTAAAATGACGATGTCTAGTGTGCCATTGAGAGCAAAAACCGTTCTCGTACGTACTGATTACAATGTTCCACTGACCGATGACGGCAAGGTGAGAGATGATTATAGGATTGTTAAGAGCCTCCCGACTATCCGAAAATTACTGTCCGAAGGCTGTAAGGTTGTTGTCATTAGTCACCTCGGGCGACCAAATGGTGTAGTCAACCCGAGATATAGTCTGGAACCGATAGCTATGAGGTTGGCGGAGCTTCTTGGCGAGCCAGTTAGATTTGTTGATCGTTGCGTAGGCGACAAGATGCGAATGGCGATAAAACGATCGCCGGGACGTAGCGTGGTGATGTTGGAGAATTTACGATTTCACCCAGAAGAAGAGTCAAATGACATAGGTTTTGCCGAGCAAATAGCAAAAGATAGTGGTGCTAGTTTGTTTATTCAAGACGGATTTGGGGTGGTGCACCGAGCACATGCTAGCACTGACGCAATTACTCGTTTTTTGCCAAGTGTAGCTGGTTTTTTGGTAGAGCGAGAGTTTAGGATGATTTCTGAAATAGTACGAGAACCCACTCGACCACTTGTGGCTGTGCTCGGTGGCGCGAAAGTTAGCGATAAAGTCGAAGCAATGGAGGCTTTGGTCGATGTGGCGGATGCGATTATCGTTGGTGGAGCGGTTGCAAATACATTTTTAGCGATTCGTGGCGTATCGATGGGTGAGAGCCGAGTCGATATGAAGCAGAAGGGGGTGATTGATTCCATATACAAAAAAGTTGCCCAAAAAGTTGGCGATGAACGAGTTGATTCGTTTGTCGTACTGCCAGTTGATCTCGGTGTCGGTACGTCAACTAGCCAGATAGCGACACGTCAGGATGTGTCGATTCATGATGTTCCTGAGGGATCTATGGCTCTGGATCTTGGCCCCGAGACTGCTCGGCTGATTGAATCAATCGTAAGTCGATCTCGTACGGTTGTTTGGAGTGGAACGCTAGGCTATAGTGAGGTGCCGGCATTTCGGACGACTTCAGTAGCGCTTGCTAGGACGCTCAAGCAATGCAGTGACGTATTTTCTCTGATAGGAGGTGGTGAAACGGCAGATTTTGCGGTTAATTGGGATGATCGATGCGGCGATAGTTTTGGCTACGTATCAACAGGAGGAGATGCTAGTTTGGCGTTGATCAGTGGCAAAAAATTACCAGGAATTGAGGCATTGCTAGACGCATAG
- the pyk gene encoding pyruvate kinase, producing MNTIFKRTKILATLGPSTSTPEKIKQLMQAGANGFRLNFSHGAYEERLEQVKWIREASAELNRPVAILQDLQGPKIRLGAIKDNHFDVKKGDEIVLDYALKEHDGNATLPVQYNLADKVKVDEPVYIFDGKIKTTMIERVSDTAIKLRVENDGFLMSKKGLNLPDTDFGGDILTEKDLRDIEFGAGQDYDYVALSFVQSEDDINNLRQIMLSHGSTAQIIAKVETKTAIKPETLEAIVKASDGVMVARGDLAVETGAEIVPIIQRQIIALCRKYGKLSIVATQMMASMVDAPEPTRAEVSDVATAVIIGADTVMLSDETANGNYPVEAVSAMRKTIVYVQDNWPVTLGDEHVVTPEEMRRNAISRAAVEVAENIGATAIIAETKTGATAANIAAARPSLPICAVTSSPRAAQQLALTYATRSFVRPDGEKAGTKLARELADQKYFGHELEKLTVVIVSGRAPGVTGGTDSLRVRVVE from the coding sequence ATGAATACTATTTTTAAACGTACTAAGATACTGGCGACTCTGGGGCCATCAACTTCTACACCAGAGAAAATCAAACAACTTATGCAGGCGGGGGCAAACGGATTCCGTCTCAATTTTAGTCACGGCGCTTACGAGGAGCGACTTGAGCAGGTTAAGTGGATCCGCGAAGCCAGTGCCGAGCTAAATCGACCAGTTGCTATACTCCAGGACCTTCAGGGCCCAAAGATTCGTCTCGGTGCAATCAAAGATAATCATTTTGATGTCAAAAAGGGCGACGAGATTGTGCTTGACTACGCCCTCAAAGAGCACGACGGCAATGCTACTTTGCCCGTACAATACAATCTTGCCGATAAGGTAAAGGTTGATGAACCAGTCTATATTTTTGATGGCAAAATCAAAACGACGATGATTGAACGCGTCAGCGATACGGCGATCAAGTTGCGAGTTGAAAATGACGGTTTCTTGATGAGCAAGAAAGGCCTCAACTTGCCTGATACCGATTTTGGCGGTGATATTTTGACCGAAAAGGATCTCAGAGATATTGAGTTTGGTGCAGGACAAGATTATGACTATGTGGCGTTAAGTTTTGTTCAGAGCGAAGACGATATCAATAATCTTCGACAAATTATGCTCAGTCACGGCTCAACCGCGCAGATCATCGCAAAAGTCGAGACGAAGACTGCGATCAAGCCTGAAACACTAGAAGCTATCGTAAAAGCAAGTGACGGCGTGATGGTGGCTCGTGGTGACCTGGCGGTTGAAACTGGTGCTGAGATTGTGCCGATTATTCAGCGCCAAATTATCGCGCTTTGTCGTAAGTATGGCAAACTAAGCATCGTTGCTACCCAGATGATGGCAAGTATGGTCGATGCGCCTGAGCCAACTCGTGCTGAGGTAAGCGACGTGGCGACAGCGGTTATTATTGGTGCAGATACAGTAATGCTTTCGGACGAGACAGCTAACGGTAACTACCCAGTTGAAGCTGTGTCAGCGATGCGCAAGACAATTGTCTACGTGCAGGACAACTGGCCGGTAACACTTGGTGATGAGCATGTAGTTACACCAGAAGAGATGCGTCGCAACGCAATATCGCGCGCAGCTGTCGAAGTCGCTGAGAATATCGGCGCGACGGCAATCATCGCCGAGACAAAAACTGGTGCGACGGCGGCAAATATTGCTGCAGCTCGACCAAGCTTGCCGATATGTGCAGTGACGAGCAGCCCTCGTGCCGCACAACAGCTCGCTCTGACATATGCGACACGAAGCTTTGTACGACCTGATGGCGAAAAGGCGGGTACTAAGCTTGCTAGAGAGCTGGCTGATCAGAAGTATTTTGGCCACGAGCTAGAGAAGTTGACGGTTGTGATTGTAAGTGGTCGTGCACCTGGCGTGACTGGTGGCACGGATTCGCTCCGTGTACGTGTCGTTGAATAA
- a CDS encoding VIT family protein: MPETDSTKYDLPSDRVDNSKLNKLRAAVLGANDGIVSISSVVMGVAGATSDSQAISAAGLAALIAGALSMAVGEYVSVSSQSDAEKTYIRLEKERLRDDPEYELDELAREYMKHGVSEKTARQVAIELTEKNALKAHLRMHFNIDPDDINNPWQAAIASLLAFTAGGIAPFLAIMLFPPESRIVATVVVVLCCLFTVGYLSARAGGAHKGRAVVRVVIGGILAMAITYGVGVLFGTTIG; the protein is encoded by the coding sequence ATGCCAGAAACAGATAGTACAAAATATGATTTACCGAGTGATCGGGTAGATAATAGCAAGCTCAATAAATTACGTGCGGCAGTGCTCGGCGCGAATGACGGTATCGTGAGTATATCTAGCGTAGTTATGGGTGTGGCTGGTGCGACGAGCGACAGCCAAGCGATCAGTGCCGCAGGGTTGGCTGCATTGATCGCTGGAGCGTTGTCGATGGCGGTGGGTGAGTATGTCTCGGTTAGTAGTCAATCTGATGCTGAAAAGACTTATATTCGTTTAGAGAAAGAGCGTCTACGTGATGATCCAGAGTATGAACTAGATGAGCTAGCACGTGAATACATGAAGCATGGAGTGAGTGAGAAAACTGCACGCCAAGTGGCGATTGAACTGACTGAAAAAAATGCCCTCAAGGCGCATTTAAGGATGCACTTTAATATCGATCCCGATGATATCAATAATCCATGGCAAGCGGCAATCGCTTCGCTACTCGCATTTACTGCTGGAGGCATCGCGCCATTTTTGGCGATTATGCTATTTCCTCCAGAGAGCCGAATTGTTGCAACCGTTGTGGTAGTGCTTTGCTGTTTGTTTACGGTCGGATACCTCAGTGCACGAGCTGGCGGGGCGCATAAAGGTCGAGCCGTAGTGCGTGTTGTGATTGGTGGTATTTTGGCGATGGCGATTACGTACGGTGTTGGTGTGTTGTTTGGAACGACAATCGGATAG
- a CDS encoding ATP-binding cassette domain-containing protein encodes MSLLTLRDIIYSYADGTSNVLNGINYQFEKGKFYAIIGSSGAGKSTLLGLLAGLDTPTDGQILFDDQDIAEQGYSHHRKHNISLVFQNYNLIDYLTPLENLKLVNSKATNETLHSMGLDDDHIHRNVMKLSGGQQQRVAIGRALVSRAPIILADEPTGNLDETTAADIIDILRRAAHENDKCVIVVTHSKQLAKQADVVLKLKDKKLKA; translated from the coding sequence ATGTCACTACTTACGTTACGCGATATCATCTACTCATACGCCGACGGTACGAGCAACGTACTCAACGGCATCAATTATCAATTTGAAAAAGGCAAGTTCTACGCCATCATCGGTAGTTCTGGCGCTGGTAAGTCGACCCTGCTGGGGCTGCTAGCGGGGCTGGACACGCCGACCGACGGGCAGATTTTGTTCGACGATCAAGACATCGCCGAGCAGGGTTACTCGCATCATCGCAAACACAATATCTCGCTGGTGTTTCAGAATTATAACCTGATTGATTATCTGACGCCGCTGGAAAACTTGAAATTGGTTAATTCCAAGGCCACTAACGAAACGTTGCACTCCATGGGCTTGGACGACGATCACATTCACCGCAATGTCATGAAACTTTCTGGCGGTCAGCAACAGCGCGTAGCGATCGGCCGAGCGCTCGTCTCACGCGCACCGATTATCTTGGCGGACGAGCCAACTGGCAACCTGGACGAAACTACCGCTGCCGACATCATCGACATCCTGCGCCGCGCCGCCCACGAAAATGACAAATGCGTCATCGTCGTCACTCACAGTAAACAGCTGGCCAAGCAAGCGGATGTAGTATTGAAGCTGAAGGATAAAAAGTTGAAAGCATAA